One genomic window of Bacteroidales bacterium includes the following:
- a CDS encoding cold-shock protein yields the protein MKGKVKWFDSGKGYGFIQSEEGTDVFVHYSGIEKDGFKTLEQGQDVSFDVTDGKRGPQAVKVELIQL from the coding sequence ATGAAAGGCAAAGTAAAATGGTTTGACTCCGGGAAAGGTTACGGATTCATTCAATCAGAAGAAGGGACTGACGTTTTCGTACACTATTCTGGTATTGAGAAAGATGGATTTAAGACCCTTGAACAAGGTCAGGACGTTAGTTTTGACGTTACTGATGGAAAAAGAGGTCCCCAAGCAGTTAAAGTTGAATTGATTCAATTATGA
- a CDS encoding DUF1080 domain-containing protein, with translation MDRQYFTSLILIYTSFLITLFFSSCSEKTGTTILVDASKVEHKITPWLYGSCIEDVNHEIYGGLYDQKIFGESFEEPVPDMAFDGFSVYEGSWRSINGEISVQSHPGAKLVYDRVVLENGSVEAEIMFSGKGDGNAGILVYVEDARNGADNFYGYEISLSATGKKVVFGKHKNNYEHIRDIEVNCNPAKWNHLKAIMTDKHILVFLNDQQIFIYKNNDPSLRKGRVSLRTWYSDVIFRNIKITTGNISQTLSFKPKQLFSVSYQWDTILTGNVKPFYMHDAKDAYNGQYAQVIGLASGNGIVGISNAGLNRWGIAVRNGQRFQGRLYLKSPDLKGNVIIALQNSYGTKEYARQEIVNITDHWEKYSFDLVPDTDDTNARFSVYINQPGKLWIDQVTLMTTGKDQFKGLPFRNDIAQAMINQKLTFLRYGGTMINAPEYRFKKMIGDPDRRPPYRGHWYHYSTNGFGIEEFLKFCETAGFTPSFAINIEETPEDMADMIEYLNGSATSEWGRKRAENGHPEPYRIKYIGIGNEEVLFDGDRTDQYDHYVERFNLLYDAIKGKDPSVSLINTAWWRPESPNMERVFKALDGKAEYWDYHPWADQLTSGKNVENELKRMQQLFLQWNPETTMKCVIFEENGNTHNMQRALGHVTLQNAIRRMGGFVLASCAANALQPYQQNDNGWDQGQIFFTPSQVWGMPPYYAQQIASQYHQPLLVHSQTNSEEMDVLDITATRNEDGSQLVVHIANTGKESTPINLRIKYMDKIKKVKTITLSGSLTDVNTPEKPEMIVPVEKNLRKKSHLKYEIAPYSYTLFVFSQF, from the coding sequence ATGGATAGGCAATACTTTACTTCATTAATTCTGATTTATACCTCTTTCCTGATAACCTTATTTTTCTCATCTTGTAGTGAAAAAACAGGCACAACCATATTGGTTGATGCCTCAAAAGTGGAACATAAGATCACACCATGGCTTTATGGATCATGTATAGAAGATGTGAATCATGAAATATACGGAGGATTATATGATCAGAAAATTTTTGGGGAAAGTTTTGAAGAGCCTGTTCCTGATATGGCATTTGATGGTTTTTCAGTATATGAAGGATCCTGGAGAAGCATAAATGGTGAAATATCTGTACAGTCCCATCCTGGAGCAAAATTAGTCTATGATCGGGTAGTCTTGGAGAATGGTTCTGTCGAAGCAGAAATAATGTTCTCAGGAAAAGGTGATGGTAATGCAGGAATATTGGTATATGTAGAAGACGCACGTAATGGTGCGGATAACTTTTATGGATATGAAATTAGTTTAAGTGCAACCGGGAAAAAGGTGGTATTTGGTAAACATAAAAATAATTACGAACATATCAGGGATATTGAGGTAAACTGCAATCCTGCAAAATGGAATCATCTAAAAGCGATAATGACCGATAAGCATATTTTGGTATTCCTGAATGATCAACAAATATTTATTTACAAGAATAATGATCCTTCCCTCAGGAAAGGTAGAGTATCCTTACGTACATGGTATTCCGACGTGATATTCAGAAACATAAAAATAACAACAGGAAATATTTCCCAGACATTATCATTTAAACCAAAACAGTTATTTTCAGTAAGTTACCAATGGGATACTATTCTCACCGGAAATGTGAAGCCTTTTTATATGCATGATGCTAAAGATGCATACAATGGACAATATGCACAAGTTATCGGTCTGGCTTCTGGCAATGGTATCGTTGGGATAAGTAATGCTGGACTGAACAGGTGGGGAATAGCTGTCAGGAACGGGCAAAGATTTCAGGGACGTCTTTACTTGAAAAGCCCTGATTTAAAAGGTAATGTCATAATAGCCCTACAAAACTCCTACGGGACTAAAGAATATGCTAGGCAAGAAATAGTAAATATAACCGATCATTGGGAAAAATACTCATTTGATTTAGTTCCCGATACGGACGATACTAATGCAAGATTTTCCGTTTATATAAACCAGCCCGGAAAACTGTGGATAGACCAAGTCACATTAATGACAACAGGAAAAGACCAGTTTAAAGGGCTTCCATTCCGGAATGATATAGCACAGGCTATGATCAATCAAAAACTTACATTCCTCCGATATGGAGGAACAATGATCAATGCTCCGGAATACAGATTTAAAAAGATGATAGGTGACCCGGACCGGCGCCCTCCATACAGGGGTCATTGGTATCATTATTCTACAAATGGCTTTGGCATAGAAGAATTTTTAAAGTTTTGTGAAACTGCCGGTTTTACGCCCTCCTTTGCCATTAATATAGAAGAAACACCTGAGGATATGGCTGACATGATAGAATACCTGAATGGTTCGGCGACATCTGAATGGGGAAGAAAACGAGCAGAAAACGGACATCCCGAGCCTTATCGCATTAAATATATTGGTATTGGAAACGAGGAAGTCCTGTTTGACGGAGACAGGACAGACCAATATGATCATTATGTAGAGCGGTTTAATCTCCTATATGATGCGATCAAAGGAAAAGATCCTTCTGTATCTTTAATTAATACGGCATGGTGGCGTCCGGAATCCCCGAATATGGAGAGGGTTTTTAAAGCCTTGGATGGAAAAGCCGAATATTGGGATTATCATCCCTGGGCTGATCAACTAACATCAGGAAAAAATGTTGAAAATGAATTGAAAAGGATGCAGCAGCTATTCCTGCAATGGAATCCTGAAACAACCATGAAGTGTGTTATTTTTGAAGAAAATGGTAATACGCATAACATGCAAAGGGCATTGGGACATGTAACCCTCCAAAATGCCATACGCAGAATGGGTGGTTTTGTTCTTGCCTCATGTGCAGCAAATGCCCTTCAACCTTATCAACAAAATGATAATGGCTGGGATCAGGGACAAATATTTTTCACCCCTTCCCAGGTATGGGGAATGCCTCCTTATTATGCACAGCAAATAGCTTCGCAATACCATCAGCCATTACTTGTACACAGCCAAACGAATAGTGAGGAGATGGATGTATTAGATATTACTGCCACAAGGAATGAAGATGGAAGCCAACTGGTGGTACATATAGCAAATACCGGAAAAGAATCTACACCTATCAACTTGAGAATAAAATATATGGACAAAATTAAAAAAGTCAAAACTATTACCCTATCGGGAAGCCTTACAGACGTCAATACTCCCGAAAAACCGGAAATGATCGTACCGGTAGAGAAAAATTTACGAAAAAAGAGTCATCTGAAGTATGAAATAGCTCCATATTCTTATACACTGTTTGTATTTTCTCAATTTTAA
- a CDS encoding pyridoxal phosphate-dependent aminotransferase family protein, protein MGLYPYFRVIESDQDTEVIVNGKKVLMFGSNSYLGLTNHPKIKEAAKAAIDKYGTGCAGSRFLNGTLDLHLSLERKLADFVGKDAAIVYSTGFQVNIGVVPAFTGRNDYIIIDELNHASIIEGSRLSFSKVLKYKHNDMDSLEKVLQRCEPDKMKLIVVDGIFSMDGDIADLPQIIHLSEKYNGTVMVDDAHSLGVIGKEGRGTSSHFGLTDRTDLIMGTFSKSLASIGGFIASDEATINFLQHHSRTLIFSASISPAAAASVSAALDIIQAEPERIQHLWEITHYTIKNLREAGFDLGHTQTPIIPLMIRDNMKTFKLTKHLLDDGIFINPVLSPAVANDSTLIRLSLMATHTYDQVNMAIEKLIKAGKSLDVI, encoded by the coding sequence ATGGGACTTTATCCTTATTTTAGGGTAATAGAGTCTGATCAGGATACCGAAGTGATCGTAAACGGCAAAAAAGTGCTGATGTTTGGTTCAAACAGTTACTTAGGGCTCACCAACCATCCAAAAATAAAAGAGGCTGCAAAGGCCGCTATTGATAAATATGGAACTGGTTGTGCCGGATCCAGGTTTCTTAACGGAACATTGGATCTGCATCTTAGCCTTGAACGTAAATTGGCTGATTTTGTAGGAAAAGATGCTGCCATTGTTTATAGTACTGGTTTTCAGGTGAACATTGGCGTTGTTCCGGCATTTACCGGACGTAATGATTATATCATTATCGATGAATTAAACCATGCATCTATCATTGAAGGAAGCCGTTTGTCTTTTTCAAAGGTTTTGAAATACAAGCACAACGACATGGATTCGTTGGAAAAAGTGCTTCAGCGGTGTGAACCGGACAAGATGAAACTAATCGTTGTTGATGGAATTTTCAGCATGGATGGCGATATTGCGGACCTTCCACAGATAATACATCTTTCTGAAAAGTACAATGGTACAGTAATGGTTGATGATGCTCATTCATTGGGTGTTATTGGAAAAGAGGGGCGTGGAACTTCATCTCATTTCGGACTGACGGACCGTACAGACCTGATTATGGGTACATTCAGTAAATCTTTAGCATCTATCGGTGGATTTATAGCCAGCGATGAGGCAACCATCAATTTTTTGCAGCATCACTCCCGTACATTAATTTTCAGTGCAAGTATTTCTCCTGCAGCTGCAGCAAGTGTTAGTGCTGCATTAGATATTATCCAGGCAGAGCCGGAGCGTATTCAACATCTATGGGAAATTACCCATTATACCATAAAGAATTTACGGGAAGCCGGATTTGATCTCGGACATACACAGACGCCAATTATTCCTTTGATGATCCGCGATAACATGAAAACATTCAAACTTACCAAGCATTTGCTGGATGATGGTATCTTTATAAATCCGGTACTTTCTCCTGCAGTAGCTAATGACAGCACGTTAATACGTTTATCATTAATGGCTACCCATACATATGATCAGGTAAATATGGCTATCGAAAAGCTGATAAAAGCGGGTAAATCCCTGGATGTTATCTAG
- a CDS encoding N-acetyltransferase, whose product MGITIHEVISKKDLKRFIRFPFKLYASSEFWVPPLIEGEIQTLHKDKNPAFDYCEAKYWLAYKDNEIVGRIAGIVNHRSIDKWGVRLVRIGWVDFIDDYDVSGALFAEVEKWAKERGMEGTHGPLGFTDMDNEGLLVEGFDKLPTIANIYNYPYYVDHFEKYGYSKVEDWIQYVFNASQPIPDKVQRLNTLIMQKYNLKVLKFASVQEILPRAKEVFEVLNASFANLYGFVALTEKEIDYYVKKYFSFIKPEYVCFVADVTDKIIGFGISMPSLSKAMQKSKGNLFPFGFFYILNALRKNDTIDLYLNGVLPEWQNKGVHSLYYSEMNKAYIRNNIGIAISNPQLESNVNAVSAWKSYEKELYARRRCYRKLIS is encoded by the coding sequence ATGGGTATAACCATACATGAAGTCATCTCAAAAAAAGATTTAAAGCGTTTTATCAGGTTTCCATTTAAACTATACGCTTCATCTGAATTTTGGGTTCCTCCATTGATTGAAGGAGAAATACAGACTCTACATAAAGATAAAAATCCGGCATTTGATTATTGCGAAGCCAAATATTGGTTAGCATATAAGGATAATGAGATCGTCGGACGGATTGCCGGTATTGTCAATCATCGTTCCATAGATAAGTGGGGTGTCAGGTTGGTACGAATAGGATGGGTAGATTTTATCGATGACTATGATGTTTCGGGCGCTCTTTTTGCCGAGGTGGAAAAATGGGCTAAAGAACGTGGTATGGAAGGTACCCATGGCCCGTTGGGTTTCACTGATATGGATAATGAAGGTCTTTTAGTTGAAGGATTTGATAAATTACCGACAATTGCCAATATCTATAACTATCCTTATTATGTTGATCATTTTGAAAAGTATGGATATTCAAAAGTAGAAGATTGGATACAATATGTATTTAATGCTTCCCAGCCAATACCCGATAAAGTACAACGGCTCAATACCCTGATCATGCAAAAATATAACCTGAAAGTACTTAAATTTGCATCTGTTCAGGAAATTTTACCACGTGCCAAAGAAGTTTTTGAGGTACTTAATGCCTCTTTTGCTAATTTATATGGCTTTGTTGCTCTTACCGAAAAAGAGATTGACTATTATGTAAAGAAATATTTTAGTTTTATCAAACCTGAATATGTTTGCTTTGTTGCCGATGTCACTGATAAGATTATCGGATTTGGAATTAGTATGCCCTCGTTATCTAAGGCTATGCAAAAGTCTAAGGGAAACCTATTTCCTTTCGGATTTTTTTATATATTGAATGCATTGAGGAAAAACGATACCATAGATCTGTATTTAAATGGAGTTCTGCCTGAATGGCAAAATAAAGGCGTACATTCATTATATTATTCGGAAATGAATAAGGCGTATATTCGAAACAATATAGGAATAGCGATCTCTAATCCACAACTTGAAAGTAATGTTAATGCTGTTTCAGCATGGAAAAGTTATGAAAAGGAATTATATGCCAGGCGGCGTTGCTATCGTAAGTTAATTTCTTAG